One genomic region from Streptomyces venezuelae encodes:
- a CDS encoding peptidoglycan DD-metalloendopeptidase family protein, with amino-acid sequence MSYARLRFALLAFLTALVLTLGLGAATAGAAEAGTVTASAPAAAPPAGKPAFQLPFACGTKWRLDTWGHNPALDIVKEGNPGSDGLPVYASAPGTVSAAYWNNGSGNTLQISHGNGWFTAYYHLQEAPTAYVQVGSQVTGATQIGRVGKSGGANDWAHLHYEQRYLASGTFTDETHRRPVHFGGIEYSGAERTWASVTSGNCAQPQTTPYQPWNCPNGSVCFFSETGGRGTVCKTDRNVPASTCGLRKSFFNNGHPQAGADHAYVSFTEGGTSCLHHGWADGRGDFAAGGRTIKSVTWGGECA; translated from the coding sequence GTGTCCTACGCACGACTGCGCTTCGCACTCCTGGCGTTCCTGACGGCCCTGGTCCTCACCCTCGGGCTGGGCGCCGCCACGGCAGGCGCCGCCGAGGCCGGTACGGTCACCGCCTCGGCCCCGGCCGCCGCCCCGCCCGCCGGCAAGCCCGCCTTCCAGCTGCCGTTCGCCTGCGGCACGAAGTGGCGGCTCGACACCTGGGGCCACAACCCGGCGCTCGACATCGTCAAGGAGGGCAACCCGGGCTCCGACGGCCTGCCCGTCTACGCCTCCGCCCCGGGGACGGTCTCGGCCGCCTACTGGAACAACGGCTCCGGCAACACCCTCCAGATCAGCCACGGCAACGGCTGGTTCACGGCGTACTACCACCTCCAGGAGGCGCCGACCGCGTACGTGCAGGTCGGCAGCCAGGTCACCGGCGCCACCCAGATCGGCCGCGTCGGCAAGTCCGGCGGGGCCAACGACTGGGCCCACCTCCACTACGAGCAGCGCTACCTGGCCTCCGGCACGTTCACGGACGAGACCCATCGCAGGCCCGTCCACTTCGGCGGGATCGAGTACAGCGGGGCCGAGCGCACGTGGGCGAGCGTGACGAGCGGCAACTGCGCGCAGCCGCAGACCACCCCGTACCAGCCGTGGAACTGCCCCAACGGCTCCGTCTGCTTCTTCTCCGAGACGGGCGGCAGGGGCACGGTCTGCAAGACCGACAGGAACGTGCCGGCGAGCACCTGCGGCCTGCGCAAGTCCTTCTTCAACAACGGCCACCCGCAGGCCGGCGCCGACCACGCGTACGTCTCCTTCACGGAGGGCGGCACGTCCTGCCTCCACCACGGCTGGGCGGACGGCCGGGGCGACTTCGCCGCCGGCGGCCGGACGATCAAGTCCGTGACCTGGGGCGGCGAGTGCGCGTAG
- the purN gene encoding phosphoribosylglycinamide formyltransferase, with amino-acid sequence MAAARLVVLVSGSGTNLQALLDAIAADPEGYGAEIVAVGADRDGIAGLERAESAGLPTYVCRVKDHATREEWDRALTEATAAHEPDLVVSAGFMKIVGKEFLARFGGRVVNTHPALLPSFPGAHGVRDALAYGAKVTGCTVHFVDDGVDTGPIIAQGVVEVRDEDDESALHERIKEVERSLLVEVVGRLARHGYRIEGRKVTIP; translated from the coding sequence GTGGCTGCCGCCCGCCTCGTCGTCCTGGTCTCCGGTTCCGGTACCAATCTGCAGGCCCTCCTCGACGCCATCGCCGCCGACCCCGAGGGGTACGGGGCGGAGATCGTCGCCGTCGGCGCGGACCGCGACGGAATCGCCGGTCTGGAACGCGCCGAGAGCGCCGGGCTGCCCACCTATGTCTGCCGCGTCAAGGACCACGCGACCCGCGAGGAGTGGGACCGCGCCCTGACCGAGGCGACCGCCGCCCACGAGCCGGACCTCGTCGTCTCGGCCGGGTTCATGAAGATCGTCGGCAAGGAGTTCCTCGCCCGCTTCGGTGGCCGGGTCGTCAACACCCACCCGGCGCTTCTCCCCAGTTTTCCCGGTGCCCACGGGGTGCGTGACGCCCTCGCCTACGGCGCGAAGGTCACCGGGTGCACCGTCCACTTCGTCGACGACGGTGTCGACACCGGCCCGATCATCGCCCAGGGCGTGGTCGAGGTCCGGGACGAGGACGATGAAAGCGCGCTCCATGAGCGCATCAAGGAAGTCGAGCGCTCGCTGCTCGTCGAGGTCGTGGGGCGTCTGGCCCGGCACGGCTACCGCATTGAGGGACGAAAGGTAACAATCCCGTGA
- a CDS encoding protein kinase domain-containing protein — protein sequence MNTFPLTVPTGYEVGGWTVERPLGAGAFGSVYSARRTGGGGGDLPARAALKFLPTGTHTPRQLRHLRDLADREVHLLRRLRSPRLIRLYETLTVDDPAHPELDGATVLVLEEAERPLQSLLSGAAPPSAGPALLVQICEGLHQLHTAGWVHGDLKPGNVLLMKDGSVRLGDFSTASELEGTHAYAAGFATPDYTPPELLWSETGDRGTRIRPSADVWAFGVLAHTVLTGGSPLPGGTPAARRDAALRYARGEEELRLSPGLPDVWREIVADCLSRTHEERAAHDATTVLRRVREAAAGRMPRRRRRGRRLVPLIAASLAGLTAAGLGLNALVERQAGRNTAAGYERCAPGYVCFFSEKGGRGEMCDWENDDPEWFDGDTVCEWARKEGPHSVFNNGAADANGFVHVTYFASKGLKDGLGCVPQGARRDLALARPVASHVWAKKCEEMDPLMSEYGGTFDLPESGAT from the coding sequence GTGAACACCTTCCCGCTGACCGTGCCGACCGGGTACGAGGTCGGCGGCTGGACCGTCGAGCGGCCACTGGGCGCGGGCGCGTTCGGCAGCGTGTACTCGGCACGCCGCACCGGCGGTGGCGGGGGCGATCTCCCCGCCCGGGCCGCGCTCAAGTTCCTGCCGACCGGCACCCACACCCCACGTCAGCTGCGCCACCTCCGCGACCTCGCCGACCGCGAGGTCCACCTGCTGAGGCGGCTGCGCTCGCCGCGCCTGATCCGGCTGTACGAGACCCTCACGGTCGACGACCCGGCGCACCCGGAGCTGGACGGCGCCACCGTCCTCGTACTGGAGGAGGCGGAGCGCCCGCTCCAGTCCCTCCTCTCGGGCGCCGCGCCGCCGTCGGCCGGTCCCGCGCTGCTCGTCCAGATCTGCGAGGGCCTGCACCAGCTGCACACCGCGGGCTGGGTGCACGGCGACCTCAAGCCGGGGAACGTCCTGCTGATGAAGGACGGCAGCGTCCGGCTCGGCGACTTCAGCACGGCGAGCGAGCTGGAGGGCACCCACGCCTACGCCGCCGGCTTCGCCACACCCGACTACACACCGCCCGAGCTGCTCTGGTCGGAGACCGGCGACCGGGGCACACGGATCCGTCCCAGCGCCGACGTCTGGGCCTTCGGCGTCCTGGCCCACACCGTCCTGACCGGCGGCTCCCCGCTCCCCGGCGGCACACCGGCCGCCCGCCGCGACGCCGCCCTCCGCTACGCGCGCGGCGAGGAGGAGCTCCGCCTCTCCCCCGGACTCCCCGACGTGTGGCGTGAGATCGTCGCCGACTGCCTGAGCCGCACCCACGAGGAACGGGCCGCCCACGACGCCACGACCGTCCTGCGCCGGGTCCGGGAGGCGGCGGCCGGCCGGATGCCGCGCCGCCGGCGCCGCGGACGACGGCTCGTACCGCTCATCGCCGCCTCCCTGGCGGGGCTGACGGCGGCGGGCCTCGGCCTGAACGCCCTCGTCGAACGGCAGGCGGGGCGGAACACCGCCGCGGGGTACGAGCGGTGCGCGCCGGGTTACGTCTGCTTCTTCTCCGAGAAGGGCGGCAGGGGCGAGATGTGCGACTGGGAGAACGACGATCCCGAGTGGTTCGACGGCGACACGGTCTGTGAGTGGGCGCGGAAGGAGGGACCGCACTCGGTGTTCAACAACGGCGCGGCCGACGCGAATGGCTTCGTCCACGTCACCTACTTCGCCTCGAAGGGCCTGAAGGACGGTCTGGGCTGCGTGCCGCAGGGCGCGCGCCGCGACCTGGCCCTGGCCCGGCCGGTCGCCTCACACGTCTGGGCCAAGAAGTGCGAGGAAATGGACCCTCTGATGTCCGAGTACGGGGGAACCTTCGATCTTCCGGAGAGTGGAGCCACCTGA
- the purH gene encoding bifunctional phosphoribosylaminoimidazolecarboxamide formyltransferase/IMP cyclohydrolase gives MTAEGTTRPIRRALVSVYDKTGLEKLARGLHEAGVALVSTGSTAAKIAAAGIPVTKVEELTGFPECLDGRVKTLHPRVHAGILADLRLEDHRNQLAELGVEPFDLVVVNLYPFKETVASGATPDECVEQIDIGGPSMVRAAAKNHPSVLVVTDPGAYDAVLLAVKETGGTTLGLRKLFAARAFQHTAAYDVAVASWFADDYAASDDSGFPDFLGATYERKNVLRYGENPHQGAALYVDGTGGLAEAEQLHGKEMSYNNFTDTDAARRAAYDHTEPCVAIIKHANPCGIAIGADVAEAHRKAHACDPLSAFGGVIAVNRPVSVAMAEQVAEIFTEVIVAPGYEDGAVEVLAKKKNIRVLRAEGAPANPVEVKPIDGGALLQVTDRLQAGGDDPANWTLATGEALSAEELAELSFAWKACRAVKSNAILLSKDGASVGVGMGQVNRVDSAKLAVERAGEERARGAYAASDAFFPFPDGLEILTAAGVKAVVQPGGSMRDELVVEAAKKAGVTMYFTGTRHFFH, from the coding sequence GTGACCGCCGAAGGTACGACGCGCCCCATCCGCCGCGCACTCGTCAGCGTCTACGACAAGACCGGCCTGGAGAAGCTGGCCCGCGGCCTGCACGAGGCGGGTGTCGCCCTCGTCTCCACCGGCTCCACCGCTGCGAAGATCGCCGCCGCCGGCATCCCGGTCACCAAGGTCGAGGAGCTGACCGGCTTCCCCGAGTGCCTGGACGGCCGCGTCAAGACGCTGCACCCGCGCGTGCACGCCGGCATCCTCGCCGACCTGCGCCTGGAGGACCACCGCAACCAGCTCGCCGAGCTGGGTGTCGAGCCCTTCGACCTGGTCGTCGTGAACCTGTACCCGTTCAAGGAGACCGTCGCCTCCGGCGCCACCCCCGACGAGTGCGTCGAGCAGATCGACATCGGCGGCCCGTCGATGGTCCGCGCCGCCGCCAAGAACCACCCGTCGGTGCTGGTCGTCACCGACCCGGGCGCGTACGACGCGGTCCTCCTCGCGGTCAAGGAGACCGGGGGCACCACGCTGGGCCTGCGCAAGCTGTTCGCCGCCCGGGCCTTCCAGCACACCGCCGCGTACGACGTGGCCGTCGCCTCCTGGTTCGCCGACGACTACGCGGCCTCCGACGACAGCGGCTTCCCCGACTTCCTGGGCGCCACGTACGAGCGCAAGAACGTCCTGCGCTACGGGGAGAACCCGCACCAGGGCGCCGCGCTCTACGTCGACGGCACGGGCGGCCTCGCCGAGGCCGAGCAGCTGCACGGCAAGGAGATGTCGTACAACAACTTCACGGACACCGACGCCGCGCGCCGGGCCGCGTACGACCACACCGAGCCCTGCGTCGCGATCATCAAGCACGCCAACCCGTGCGGCATCGCGATCGGCGCCGACGTCGCCGAGGCCCACCGCAAGGCGCACGCCTGCGACCCGCTCTCCGCCTTCGGCGGCGTCATCGCCGTCAACCGCCCCGTGTCGGTCGCGATGGCCGAGCAGGTCGCCGAGATCTTCACCGAGGTCATCGTGGCCCCCGGCTACGAGGACGGCGCCGTCGAGGTCCTGGCCAAGAAGAAGAACATCCGCGTGCTCCGCGCCGAGGGCGCCCCGGCCAACCCGGTCGAGGTCAAGCCGATCGACGGCGGCGCGCTGCTCCAGGTCACCGACCGCCTCCAGGCCGGGGGCGACGACCCGGCGAACTGGACCCTGGCGACCGGCGAGGCGCTGTCCGCCGAGGAGCTCGCCGAGCTGTCCTTCGCCTGGAAGGCCTGCCGCGCGGTCAAGTCCAACGCGATCCTGCTCTCCAAGGACGGCGCCTCGGTCGGCGTCGGCATGGGCCAGGTCAACCGCGTCGACTCCGCGAAGCTGGCCGTCGAGCGCGCGGGCGAGGAGCGGGCGCGAGGCGCGTACGCCGCCTCGGACGCCTTCTTCCCCTTCCCCGACGGCCTGGAGATCCTCACGGCCGCCGGCGTGAAGGCGGTCGTGCAGCCCGGCGGCTCGATGCGTGACGAGCTGGTCGTCGAGGCGGCGAAGAAGGCGGGCGTGACGATGTACTTCACCGGCACGCGCCACTTCTTCCACTGA